The following are encoded in a window of bacterium genomic DNA:
- a CDS encoding very short patch repair endonuclease, producing the protein MDTFTKKKRSEVMSKIRSKNTGIEKIIFRELRKRKIYFQRYYSKAIGHPDIALPKKKKAVFVDGDFWHGWRFAKTRKRLPKKYWQAKIENNIKRDKKNRAKLKREGWKVLRVWEHEIEKDLNLVIKKIIYFLSN; encoded by the coding sequence ATGGACACTTTTACTAAGAAAAAGAGAAGCGAGGTAATGTCTAAAATCCGTTCTAAGAATACGGGGATTGAAAAAATAATTTTCAGGGAGCTCAGAAAAAGAAAAATTTATTTTCAGAGATATTATTCAAAAGCGATTGGCCACCCGGATATAGCGTTGCCAAAAAAGAAAAAAGCAGTATTTGTTGATGGTGATTTTTGGCACGGCTGGCGATTTGCAAAAACAAGAAAAAGGCTTCCAAAAAAATACTGGCAAGCAAAAATTGAAAATAATATTAAGCGCGACAAGAAAAACAGGGCAAAACTAAAAAGGGAAGGCTGGAAAGTTTTGAGAGTTTGGGAGCATGAGATTGAAAAAGATCTAAATTTGGTTATAAAAAAGATTATCTATTTTTTATCAAATTAA
- the lexA gene encoding transcriptional repressor LexA produces the protein MQTLTKKQKQVFDFISAYQTENGISPTIEEIRKKLKLKAVSTIHEHINTLKEKGYLSKNDNSARGITLRKEERIIINIPIIGKIAAGKPIEAIEDFQENISVLNPAIKNPKNYYALRVVGDSMINEGIFNGDTVIIKKQSSAENGQTVVAIIDNNEATLKKLYRERNRFRLEPRNPNMLPLYRTEVEVRGVVVQVINNVSGEPEKKTVKKTRHGFKTLDLFAGVGGIRLGFEKAGFNTVFANDFDEQCKITYDLNFLTSKLVVEDIRKIGINDLPKFDFLLGGFPCQPFSIAGYRQGFNDKKNRGNLFFDIVKIIEARRPEGFLLENVKNLKSHDGGNTFKTIEKILKNLGYYVKARVLNSMEYGNIPQNRERVYIVGFKNKDYTDNFLFPDPIKLTKKITDLLEKSVPEKYYYNGKPLFAKLKDYIKEYGKVYQWRRQYVRENKSGVCPTLTANMGTGGHNVPIIKDKKGIRKLTPLECARIQGFPKNYKLPQIADSALYKQFGNSVSVPVIEAVAKQMMSAMM, from the coding sequence ATGCAAACTCTAACAAAAAAACAAAAACAAGTCTTTGATTTCATTAGCGCCTATCAAACAGAAAATGGAATTTCTCCTACAATAGAAGAAATAAGAAAAAAGTTAAAGCTCAAAGCAGTATCAACGATACATGAACATATAAATACGCTGAAAGAAAAAGGCTATCTTTCGAAAAATGATAATTCTGCTCGGGGTATAACTTTAAGAAAAGAGGAAAGAATAATTATTAATATTCCAATAATCGGGAAAATAGCTGCAGGAAAACCAATTGAAGCTATTGAAGATTTTCAAGAAAATATATCTGTATTGAATCCAGCTATCAAAAATCCGAAAAATTACTACGCTCTTCGCGTAGTTGGCGATAGCATGATTAACGAAGGAATTTTCAATGGCGATACTGTGATAATTAAAAAACAATCTTCTGCAGAAAATGGCCAAACTGTCGTTGCTATTATAGATAACAACGAAGCAACGCTTAAAAAACTTTACAGAGAACGGAACAGGTTCCGTCTTGAGCCTAGAAACCCAAACATGCTACCCCTTTATAGAACTGAGGTCGAAGTAAGAGGCGTTGTCGTTCAGGTAATAAACAATGTTTCCGGCGAACCAGAAAAGAAAACTGTAAAAAAAACTCGGCATGGATTCAAAACGCTAGATCTTTTTGCTGGGGTCGGCGGAATACGCCTAGGTTTTGAAAAAGCTGGATTCAATACTGTTTTTGCGAATGACTTCGATGAACAATGCAAGATTACTTATGATTTAAACTTTCTAACATCAAAACTTGTAGTCGAAGATATAAGAAAAATTGGAATTAATGATTTGCCAAAATTCGATTTTCTGTTAGGCGGTTTCCCTTGCCAGCCTTTTTCTATTGCAGGATATAGACAAGGATTTAACGATAAAAAAAATAGAGGAAATCTGTTTTTTGATATCGTAAAAATCATAGAAGCGAGGAGGCCTGAAGGTTTCTTGCTTGAAAATGTAAAAAATCTAAAGAGCCACGACGGCGGAAATACCTTCAAAACTATTGAAAAAATACTGAAAAACTTGGGCTACTATGTAAAAGCAAGGGTGCTGAATAGCATGGAATACGGCAATATCCCTCAAAATCGAGAAAGAGTTTACATTGTAGGGTTCAAAAATAAAGATTATACTGATAATTTTTTATTTCCAGATCCAATCAAACTAACAAAAAAGATTACTGATTTGTTAGAAAAAAGTGTTCCGGAAAAATACTACTACAACGGCAAGCCGCTATTCGCGAAACTAAAGGATTATATAAAAGAATATGGAAAAGTTTACCAATGGCGCAGACAATATGTACGAGAAAATAAAAGCGGGGTTTGCCCAACACTAACCGCAAATATGGGTACGGGGGGGCATAATGTTCCAATTATAAAAGACAAAAAAGGCATTCGAAAGCTAACTCCTCTTGAATGCGCGCGCATTCAAGGTTTTCCTAAAAATTATAAATTACCGCAGATTGCCGACTCTGCATTATATAAACAATTTGGAAATTCAGTAAGCGTTCCGGTTATTGAAGCTGTGGCAAAACAGATGATGAGTGCCATGATGTAA
- a CDS encoding Bsp6I family type II restriction endonuclease, which produces MKLNKCIIKTKEGEIEVEVARFSKVDAKTFKKLFDIWVKLNDGLGKYGRKVNIPEVLSEGMFCVFSNSVRFQRKLKGKGSVSFDTINLETGEREQIKASSIEADLTSFGPKSEWDKLYFMSFYKKEKLDGTFDVYEIPNKLIYKNKVNHGQTMELQQKEKRRPRFSIINDIIKPYRIKPIGKNIKIW; this is translated from the coding sequence ATGAAACTGAATAAATGTATAATTAAAACAAAAGAAGGTGAAATTGAAGTAGAGGTTGCGCGCTTTAGCAAGGTAGATGCAAAAACTTTTAAAAAACTTTTTGATATTTGGGTTAAGCTGAATGATGGGCTTGGTAAATATGGCAGAAAAGTTAATATTCCCGAGGTTTTGTCTGAGGGGATGTTCTGTGTATTTTCTAATTCTGTGAGATTTCAAAGAAAATTGAAAGGCAAGGGCTCTGTTTCATTTGATACGATTAATTTAGAAACAGGCGAGAGAGAGCAGATTAAGGCTAGCAGTATAGAGGCAGACTTAACTTCTTTTGGTCCAAAAAGCGAATGGGATAAGCTTTATTTTATGAGTTTTTATAAAAAAGAGAAATTGGATGGAACTTTTGACGTATATGAAATTCCCAACAAATTAATCTATAAAAATAAGGTAAATCACGGGCAAACAATGGAACTTCAGCAAAAAGAAAAAAGACGGCCAAGGTTTAGTATAATCAATGATATAATTAAACCTTATAGAATTAAGCCAATAGGAAAAAACATTAAAATTTGGTAG
- a CDS encoding nucleotide pyrophosphohydrolase produces the protein MKDLTGKIIKFRDERDWKQFHKPKDLAISLVLEASEVLEHFQWKNEKEIEEYIKINKDEIGDEIADVFIYLMDIAHGLDIDIKKAVEDKLIKNGKKYPVEKAKGKHTKYNKL, from the coding sequence ATTAAAGATTTAACGGGAAAAATCATTAAATTTCGAGACGAAAGAGACTGGAAACAGTTTCATAAGCCCAAAGACCTGGCAATTTCACTTGTTTTGGAAGCTTCGGAAGTTTTGGAGCATTTTCAATGGAAAAATGAAAAAGAAATTGAAGAATATATAAAAATAAATAAAGACGAAATCGGAGATGAGATTGCCGATGTTTTTATTTATTTAATGGATATTGCGCATGGCTTGGATATTGATATAAAAAAAGCGGTGGAGGATAAACTTATAAAAAACGGGAAAAAGTATCCGGTTGAAAAAGCAAAAGGGAAGCATACAAAATATAATAAATTGTAA
- the uvrA gene encoding excinuclease ABC subunit UvrA, translating into MKQKLSNASRQVIKIQGARTHNLKNISLDIPRNQLVVLTGLSGSGKSSLAFDTIYAEAQRRYLENLSGEFGKIASNKNSAEVDEIQGLSPAIAIDQKNCIRTSRSTVGTMTEIYDYLRLLFTRAGVQHCPGCGKALTKHTPLEIYNEIIKTKARGRAKLFIFAPLGSKPALKLLNEAKSEGFFKIKTSGGIIPVNEFLPKIKNNKEKVYLLIEEIIEGSVFESFNEKTRLRDVISSVLKYGKDSLVVSAGGKEKQYGIKFYCEDCDFTMENLSPRMFSFNYPSGACSTCTGLGMVLKVSADLIIPNSKLTLAEGAIKPWRSSWNSWQNDFQALKEASERLNFSVDVPLARLTKEVLDLVLYGEKKKNGESSSSKAKSEEEAWRGVVPLIEAKYHETASEFIKAEIEQYMVKRICPDCQGKRLNKTVLAVKINGKSINDFVQMPIEKLYGYFKNEFSGSFSSVEKKAKTSNKTKGGETKTSDQVIAPILKEIVLRTKIITQINLGYLMLSRASDTLSAGESERLRLSAQIGASLSGILYVFDEPSIGLHPRDNEKIIKMLIRLRDLGNSVLVVEHEEAFIRAADWIVDIGLGAGKIGGNIMASGTLKEVTKSKGYTGQYLSGKLLIHRARKPVGRIDKKNSLCIFGATEFNLKNIDIVIPLGKLVCFTGVSGSGKSTLIDDILGKYLSKYFYNAKAEIGQHKKITGVENLKKVIRINQNPIGRTPRSNAATYTGLFNRIREIFTELPEAKRLGYKIGHFSFNVKGGRCESCKGDGVKKVEMYFLSDVYVPCEDCNGARYTEDTLRIKYKGKNIAEVLEMSVDEALSFFAEDGILVNQLSLLEKVGLGYLRLGQPATHLSGGEAQRIKLASELSRPEKQGTTLYIMDEPTVGLHPEDVRNLLNVLSQLVDRGNTVLLIEHNMDIIKNADWVIDMGPEGGDKGGEVVAQGTPEQVAKVKRSYTGQFLKKVLAK; encoded by the coding sequence ATGAAACAAAAACTTTCTAACGCTTCCAGGCAAGTGATAAAAATCCAGGGAGCTCGCACGCATAATTTAAAAAATATTTCTCTCGACATTCCGCGGAATCAATTGGTGGTTCTTACCGGACTTTCCGGGAGCGGAAAATCATCGCTGGCTTTCGATACGATCTACGCCGAGGCGCAGAGGCGGTATCTCGAGAATCTATCCGGAGAATTCGGGAAAATAGCGAGCAATAAAAATTCGGCGGAAGTGGACGAGATCCAGGGCTTGAGCCCCGCCATTGCCATTGATCAGAAAAATTGCATCCGGACTTCGCGCTCAACCGTGGGCACGATGACGGAGATCTATGATTATTTGCGGCTGCTTTTTACGAGAGCCGGAGTGCAGCATTGCCCGGGTTGCGGCAAGGCGCTTACGAAGCACACCCCTTTGGAAATCTATAATGAAATAATTAAAACTAAAGCTCGCGGCCGCGCCAAGCTTTTTATTTTTGCTCCGCTGGGATCGAAACCGGCCTTAAAATTATTGAACGAGGCGAAATCGGAAGGATTTTTTAAGATCAAGACCAGCGGGGGGATCATTCCTGTAAATGAATTTTTGCCAAAGATCAAGAACAATAAAGAAAAAGTCTATTTGCTGATCGAAGAAATAATCGAAGGCAGTGTTTTTGAATCTTTTAATGAAAAAACCCGCCTTAGAGACGTGATCAGCTCGGTTTTGAAATACGGGAAAGACAGTTTGGTGGTAAGCGCCGGCGGGAAAGAAAAACAATACGGCATAAAGTTTTATTGTGAAGACTGCGATTTTACAATGGAAAATTTATCGCCGCGGATGTTTTCTTTCAATTATCCTTCGGGGGCTTGCTCCACTTGCACCGGCTTGGGAATGGTTTTAAAAGTTTCAGCGGACCTGATCATTCCCAATTCCAAATTGACGCTCGCGGAAGGGGCGATCAAACCGTGGAGAAGTTCGTGGAATTCCTGGCAAAACGATTTTCAAGCGCTGAAAGAAGCTTCGGAAAGATTGAATTTTTCGGTTGATGTTCCCTTGGCTCGCTTAACGAAAGAAGTGCTGGATCTGGTGCTCTATGGAGAGAAAAAAAAGAACGGTGAAAGTTCTTCGTCAAAAGCAAAGTCAGAGGAAGAAGCGTGGCGCGGAGTCGTTCCGTTGATCGAAGCTAAGTATCACGAAACAGCCTCGGAATTCATAAAAGCGGAAATCGAGCAATATATGGTGAAACGGATTTGTCCCGATTGCCAAGGCAAGAGATTGAATAAAACAGTTTTGGCGGTAAAGATAAATGGTAAATCAATCAATGATTTTGTTCAAATGCCGATCGAGAAGCTATACGGCTATTTTAAGAATGAATTTTCCGGAAGTTTTTCAAGCGTCGAGAAAAAGGCAAAAACTTCCAATAAGACTAAAGGAGGAGAAACTAAAACGAGCGATCAGGTCATTGCTCCGATCTTGAAAGAAATAGTTTTACGCACGAAAATAATTACCCAGATAAATTTGGGCTATCTGATGCTCTCCCGCGCTTCCGATACTTTGAGCGCCGGCGAGAGCGAGAGGCTAAGGCTTTCGGCTCAGATAGGAGCGTCTTTGTCCGGCATCCTTTATGTTTTTGATGAGCCGTCGATCGGGCTCCATCCGCGCGATAACGAGAAAATTATCAAGATGCTGATCAGGCTTCGCGATCTGGGGAATTCGGTGCTGGTGGTGGAGCACGAAGAGGCTTTTATCAGGGCAGCTGACTGGATCGTCGATATCGGGCTGGGCGCGGGAAAAATCGGAGGCAATATCATGGCCAGCGGCACGTTGAAAGAAGTGACCAAAAGCAAAGGCTATACCGGGCAATATTTATCCGGAAAACTGCTGATTCATCGCGCCAGGAAGCCGGTTGGCAGAATTGATAAGAAAAATTCTTTATGTATTTTTGGCGCTACGGAATTCAATTTGAAAAATATTGATATCGTGATTCCCTTGGGAAAATTGGTTTGCTTTACAGGCGTTTCCGGTTCGGGCAAAAGCACGCTCATCGATGATATTTTGGGCAAATATTTAAGCAAGTATTTTTATAACGCCAAAGCCGAGATTGGGCAGCATAAAAAAATTACCGGCGTGGAAAATCTGAAAAAAGTCATCCGCATCAATCAGAACCCGATCGGCCGGACTCCGCGTTCGAACGCCGCCACTTATACCGGATTATTCAACCGGATCAGGGAAATTTTTACTGAGCTTCCCGAAGCCAAAAGGCTGGGCTACAAGATCGGCCATTTCAGTTTTAATGTCAAAGGCGGGCGCTGCGAGAGCTGCAAGGGCGACGGCGTAAAAAAAGTGGAAATGTATTTCTTGTCCGATGTCTATGTGCCGTGCGAGGATTGCAATGGCGCGAGGTATACGGAAGACACTTTGAGGATAAAATATAAAGGCAAAAATATTGCCGAGGTTTTGGAAATGTCGGTGGATGAGGCGCTGAGCTTTTTTGCCGAAGACGGAATACTGGTCAATCAGCTTTCTTTGCTTGAAAAAGTGGGCTTGGGATATTTGCGGCTCGGCCAGCCGGCGACGCATTTGTCCGGAGGCGAAGCTCAGAGGATCAAATTGGCTTCCGAGCTGTCGCGTCCGGAGAAGCAAGGAACCACGCTTTACATTATGGACGAGCCGACGGTCGGTTTGCATCCGGAAGATGTGCGGAACTTGCTCAATGTTTTGAGCCAGCTCGTGGATCGCGGGAACACCGTACTTTTGATCGAGCACAATATGGATATTATCAAGAACGCCGACTGGGTCATTGATATGGGGCCGGAAGGCGGAGACAAGGGCGGCGAAGTGGTGGCCCAAGGTACGCCGGAGCAAGTGGCGAAAGTAAAGCGGAGCTATACCGGGCAATTCTTGAAGAAAGTTTTGGCGAAATAA
- a CDS encoding phage holin family protein: protein MRFIYQILINAIAIKAAVYFKLIPGFEFTGDTISLLWVSFLLTIVNFFLKPVLKLLFGPLILLTLGLFTVVINMIIIYIVDRSTPDLTITGIPALFWATILLGFANLIYSLIYKK from the coding sequence ATGCGTTTTATTTATCAAATATTAATAAACGCGATTGCGATAAAAGCGGCTGTCTATTTTAAACTGATACCGGGATTTGAATTTACCGGAGATACAATTTCACTTTTATGGGTCTCTTTCCTTTTAACAATAGTGAATTTCTTCTTAAAGCCCGTTTTAAAATTATTGTTCGGACCGCTTATTCTTCTGACTCTTGGACTTTTCACGGTAGTAATCAACATGATCATCATCTATATAGTCGATCGTTCCACTCCTGATCTGACGATCACTGGAATTCCGGCGCTTTTCTGGGCAACGATCCTTCTGGGGTTCGCTAATCTAATATATTCTTTAATTTACAAAAAATAA
- the secG gene encoding preprotein translocase subunit SecG, translating to MTLPQIIETSQIGVSVLLIILILLQARGVGLGSTFGGEGNFYFTKRGAEKTIFTLTIILATAFLGLAFYSLITK from the coding sequence ATGACTCTACCGCAAATAATAGAAACATCGCAAATAGGCGTCTCTGTATTGCTTATCATATTGATCCTCCTTCAGGCGCGCGGAGTCGGGCTTGGCTCGACTTTCGGCGGCGAAGGAAATTTCTACTTCACCAAGCGCGGAGCGGAAAAAACAATATTCACTCTTACTATAATCTTAGCCACTGCCTTTTTGGGATTGGCTTTTTACAGTTTAATAACAAAGTAA
- a CDS encoding peptide ABC transporter substrate-binding protein, with product MPSGKGKLSFAWTLISKTFTALSRIEKILVLLLFLAMLVASAKLYYNFWLAKTIIVPANGGTWTEGIIGNPRYINPLFSQSKDADTDLAKLVFSSLFAPDQNGELKPDAVQEYSISEDKKIYTIKIKNNIFWHDHGSDQLTKENDKFLTADDILFTIKAIQNPNYKSSLRGNLVGIETEKIDDYTIKLSLRSPYEPFLQNLTFGILPSHIWRYISSENTPLAQYNVKPIGSGPYIFDSFTKDANGNIVSLTLKKNNDYYGKKPFIEKLAFKFFDSQNSLLSAVNSELIDATAYVSEEKEAEIVKPDIKKYNFKTPGYFAVFFNQEKAKALTEKNVRLAINYLTDKDALISEALKNNGQKTETPIPPTLKEYNTQTKIYAFDPAYANTILTNSGWAQGEDGIRGKEFKKEAIPPPLGSKIKPKVEMENIPLEITLTTSDSPELKKSAEVLKEQWQKGGIKVNLNILSADEIQSVIRNREYEALLFGEILSISPDPFIFWHSSEIKAPGLNLALYSNKDTDKILEDLRQTFDADKKTELLAAFQTQIVDDAPAVFLFNRYMSYWAKTGMEGMDTKIVVLPADRFASANSWSLMKKRIWDGKLKFLNF from the coding sequence GTGCCTTCCGGCAAAGGAAAGCTTTCTTTTGCCTGGACGCTTATCAGTAAAACTTTTACCGCTCTCAGCCGCATAGAAAAGATACTGGTTTTATTGTTATTCTTGGCAATGCTGGTCGCGAGCGCCAAACTATATTATAACTTTTGGCTTGCGAAAACAATTATCGTTCCGGCAAACGGCGGCACCTGGACTGAAGGGATTATCGGCAATCCGCGCTATATCAATCCTCTTTTTTCCCAGTCCAAAGACGCCGATACGGATTTGGCAAAACTGGTTTTTTCGTCTTTGTTCGCTCCCGACCAAAACGGAGAATTAAAACCGGACGCGGTTCAAGAATACAGCATTTCCGAAGACAAAAAAATTTACACGATAAAAATCAAAAATAATATATTTTGGCATGATCACGGAAGCGATCAGCTGACAAAAGAAAATGATAAGTTTTTAACCGCCGATGATATTTTGTTCACTATCAAAGCGATTCAAAACCCAAATTACAAAAGCTCCCTCAGGGGAAATTTGGTGGGCATAGAAACTGAAAAAATCGATGACTATACGATAAAGCTGTCCTTAAGGTCGCCTTATGAACCGTTCTTGCAAAATCTTACTTTCGGGATCCTGCCAAGCCATATTTGGCGCTATATTAGTTCCGAAAATACTCCTTTGGCCCAATACAATGTCAAACCGATCGGTTCCGGGCCATATATTTTCGACAGTTTTACCAAAGACGCGAACGGAAATATCGTTTCCTTAACCCTTAAAAAAAATAACGACTATTACGGCAAAAAACCTTTCATTGAAAAACTTGCTTTTAAGTTCTTCGACAGCCAAAACTCCCTTCTTAGCGCCGTCAATAGCGAATTGATCGACGCGACTGCTTACGTTAGCGAAGAAAAAGAAGCGGAAATCGTAAAACCGGATATCAAAAAATACAATTTTAAAACTCCGGGATACTTTGCCGTATTTTTTAACCAAGAGAAAGCAAAAGCATTAACCGAAAAAAATGTCCGCCTGGCCATCAATTATCTGACCGATAAAGATGCTCTTATAAGCGAGGCCTTAAAAAATAACGGCCAAAAAACCGAAACGCCGATCCCCCCCACCCTGAAAGAATACAATACCCAGACTAAAATTTATGCCTTTGACCCCGCTTATGCGAATACGATCCTGACTAATTCCGGATGGGCGCAAGGAGAAGACGGAATAAGAGGAAAAGAATTCAAAAAAGAAGCCATTCCGCCTCCGCTGGGCAGTAAAATAAAACCCAAGGTAGAAATGGAAAATATCCCTCTGGAAATTACTTTGACCACCTCAGATTCGCCGGAACTAAAAAAATCAGCGGAGGTCCTGAAAGAACAATGGCAAAAAGGCGGAATAAAAGTAAATCTTAACATTCTAAGCGCGGACGAGATACAATCGGTGATCAGAAACAGAGAATATGAAGCGCTGCTTTTTGGAGAAATACTAAGCATCTCGCCCGATCCTTTTATTTTCTGGCATTCTTCGGAAATAAAAGCGCCCGGCCTAAATCTGGCTCTTTACTCAAATAAAGACACGGACAAAATTCTGGAAGATCTGCGGCAAACATTCGATGCTGACAAAAAAACGGAATTGCTGGCCGCCTTTCAGACACAAATTGTCGATGATGCGCCGGCGGTTTTTCTCTTCAATCGATATATGAGCTACTGGGCTAAAACCGGCATGGAGGGAATGGACACAAAAATCGTCGTTCTTCCGGCCGACAGATTCGCCAGCGCTAACTCCTGGTCGCTTATGAAAAAAAGGATATGGGACGGCAAGTTAAAATTTTTGAATTTTTAA